TTGTTGGATATTGTGCGCAAAGAAGGTGATTGGGAAGCTTGGATAGACTTTTTTTTAGAAGGGGTAGAATTTACAGCTACTAATGCTGTTGAAACAGCAAATGGATTGGTTTCTCTTTTTCAGAGAGATGAGCAGAAAGTGCAACAGTTGGGGCGAAGAGTATCTTCAGCATATAGGGTATTTAGAGTTTTTTGTGAACGTCCTATAGTTAACATTAACCAAATGTGCAACCAGACCAGCCTTTCTTTTCCTGCAGTTACCAAAGCAATCGAAAGCTTAGAACAAATCGGCATTATAAGAGAAATTACAGGGAAACAGCGTAATAGAGTGTATGCTTATGAACGCTACCTTTCTATTTTAAATGAAGGCATAACTATATGATATATAGTGGAGAAATGCAGGCAAACAGGGCAATTAAAGAAAAGTATCCTAGTTTGCCTGTAGCTGATTTATGTGAAATTTTTTTGGGCGGGACGCCTAAGAAGTCTATCTCTTCTTATTGGGGTGGTGAGATTAAATGGGCAACAGCTAAAGATATAGCTAATTCTCATTCAAGGTATATTAAGCATACTGAAAATACCATTACTCAAGAGGGTTTAAAAAATTCGGCAGCAAAACTATTAGAAAAAGATACAATTGTAATTACAGCCAGAGGCACTGTTGGTGCTATGTGTATGTTGGCTGAGCCAATGTCCTTCAATCAAACATGCTACGGATTGGTTGCAAAATCAATGGTTGACCAACATTATCTTTATTATGCGCTGAAAAACGCTTTAAACCAAATTCGTTCGCTTTCTTATGGCACGGTTTTTGATACAATTACGATGAAATCTTTTAAAAATTTGGAGATTCTATTGCCAGATTTAAGCAAACAAAAAGCTATAGCTCATATTCTTGGTTCTTTGGATGATAAGATTGAGCTGAACCGGAAAATGAATGAAACTTTGGAAGAGATGGCAAAAGCAATTTTCAAGAGCTGGTTTGTGGATTTTGATCCTGTTCATGCCAAAGCGGAAGGTCGTGACACAGGATTGCCTGATGAAATTTCAGCACTTTTCCCTGACCGTTTCGAAGGTTCGGAGTTGGGGCAGATTCCAAAAGGATGGAAAATGTTACCTTTAGATCAAATTGCTGACTTTTTAAATGGTTTAGCATTACAAAAATTTCCGCCTGCTAATGAGCCAAATAAGCTCCCCATTATTAAAA
The nucleotide sequence above comes from Flexistipes sp.. Encoded proteins:
- a CDS encoding restriction endonuclease subunit S, coding for MIYSGEMQANRAIKEKYPSLPVADLCEIFLGGTPKKSISSYWGGEIKWATAKDIANSHSRYIKHTENTITQEGLKNSAAKLLEKDTIVITARGTVGAMCMLAEPMSFNQTCYGLVAKSMVDQHYLYYALKNALNQIRSLSYGTVFDTITMKSFKNLEILLPDLSKQKAIAHILGSLDDKIELNRKMNETLEEMAKAIFKSWFVDFDPVHAKAEGRDTGLPDEISALFPDRFEGSELGQIPKGWKMLPLDQIADFLNGLALQKFPPANEPNKLPIIKIAQLRKGNTTNSDYASSNLEKKFIVEDGDVLFSWSGSLLVKIWCGGKGALNQHLFKVTSKKFPKWFYFLWSSYHLNEFINIASTKVTTMGHIQRKHLKQAMCFIPPEEVMRQIDDLFHNIVDKIIANNVEDKSLYLLRGELLPKLINGEIGMGL